GGATATAGGTAATATAAGAGCGGAGCCCCAAGGCGCAGCAGAGATAGTACCGAGTGGTTGAGATTGCTCGGGTTCTGGTATGCCTCCGGTGGCTATCTGTAACACAATATAGATACCCGTACAGAATCAGCCACCATTACATttaaacacacacatatatacgtATGGATTACTGCAAAAGCATTTCAACATACCACTGGATGCGAAGGTAGGAATGGTGCAAGGTGTTTCTTTACCCCAATAGGCCCCATACCAGGTCCGCCTCCACCGTGGGGTATACAGAATGTTTTGTGGAGATTGAGATGGCAAACATCGGCACCAATGAAACCTGGGCTAGTCAAACCAACCTGTAGGCACAAAAGATTGATCATCAGAAGCAACAAACGAGCAATGTGCAACCTACGTGCTATCAATATCGCTATACCTGAGCGTTCATGTTGGCTCCATCCATGTAAACTTGTCCACCATTGTCGTGGATTATTTTGCAGATCTCGTCAATGCCTTCCTCGTAAACTCCGTGAGTGGAAGGATATGTGACCTGGCATTCAGCAGAGTTTATCAACACTAAGACAAATTCAATGAATTGTAGATTCAAAAAAGAGTCACAAGGCAATCCATACCATAAGAGCAGCTAAGTTGTTCTTGTTCTTTTCAGCAGCCTTCCGTAACTCCTCGATATTGATGTTTCCCTTGGAATCAGTTCCAACAGCCACGATTTTCATCCCACACATAGCAGCACTTGCAGGGTTCGTTCCATGTGCTGAGACTGGAATGATGCACACATCACGGTGGTGATCTCCTCTCGACTGCATTAGATGTTCACCAGAAACCAACAGTTACTAATGGTGGATTGTATTAATCACAACGCAAAGTCAAGAAATTTTCAGCTTTCATTTTGCAAAtgtaacaaattacaaaaaaaaatattgtttatTATTGGTCAATCTTCTACACTATAAGTACaaaaaaatattgtatattATTACCCTGTGATATGCTCGAATAACCATCAGCCCAGCGTATTCTCCAGCTGCACCAGCATTGggttgtagagagaaagaatcAAAGCCAGTGATCGTACACAATAGGTCACCCAAATTCTTGAACATTTCCTGCAAGATAAAATGATCATATAGAAGAATCCTTTGAACCTCCTGAAAATGAACATATGAATTTCAAATATTATACAAATACCTGGTAACCAGCAGCCTGTTCTGTGGGGGCAAAAGGGTGAATGTCCGTGAAGGCAGGCCACGTCACCGGCATCATTTCTGTAGTTGCATTCAGTTTCATTGTGCAAGATCCCAAGGGAATCATGCTGTGGCACAATGACAGATCCTTCGACTGAAGTTTGTAGATGTATCTAAGAATCTCATGCTCCGTGTGGTATCTACACCGACCAGTACAGAAATAGTCACATCTAATCTTACAAAGATGAGCTTAAACTGCAAGATATTTCAAGGAAATGTCCATACGAGTTGAATATCGGGTTTGTTAGAAACGGGCTCTGTCTCACAAGTCCCGAAGGGATCAAGTTCTCAACTTCTGATGCAATGGATGCAGCAGTGAATGGCACCTGAAAAACACAAATCCTCAACTCATGATAAAAAACGAGAGGCTAGAAACATGTCTCTAAGGATATACACCCTTACTTACAGGCTTGCCAGATGCAAAGACAGCAAACAATTTGTCCACATCTTCCAATGTAGTTGTCTCATCAAAAGCAACAGTTATCTGAGAGACAAAAGGTATACAGTTACTCACAAGCTGTCACAATTTACGGAAAAAATTTAGATAGGCAACGCTTACAGTGTTCTTGTCGACAACCCTCAAATTTATTTCATGCTTGTAAGCAGCATCAGCAATCGCCTTTGCATCTCTGCATGTGACCTTCACTGTATCAAAGAATGGAAGGCTTTGAACTTCTACAGTCCCAAGCTTCTTCAACCCAGCGGAAAATGTTCCAGCCAAACCATGTACCCGTTGAGCAATACTCTTAAGGCCTTCCGGTCCATGATAGACAGCATACATAGCAGCCATGTTTGCCAGCAAAGCCTATAACGTAACAGAACCATATTTTTGTCATAAAAACTCAAGCAGAGTTTCCATATGCACATTACCACTTTCATATTTGATTCAAGACACAAAATACTAAGATCGCACTCAATACATGACAGCCATGTTAGCCAGCAAGGCTATAATGTAAAAGAACCAtattttcattataaaaaaccccaaaaaaaaatattttcatatacaTATTGCCATATTTAATTAGTAAATGATTCAAGACAAATACACATGCTAAGACTACTTCTCAACTATCTACTGCAGGCTTGCAACATGATTTCACAGAACAGATTCCAAGCACAAACAATTGAGATTCAGTTCACCAAAAAACACACTCACTTGAGCAGTGCAGATGTTGCTAGTGGCCTTGTCACGGCGAATATGCTGCTCCCTAGTCTGCATAGCCATCCGAAGAGCAGGCTTCCCCGACGAATCAACACTGACACCAATAATCCTCCCGGGCATCATCCTCTTGTACTCCTGCGAGGTAGCCAAGAATGCAGCGTGGGGCCCTCCATACCCCATCGGAACCCCAAACCTCTGTGCTGACCCCACCACAATATCGGCCCCCAACTCACCCGGCGGCTTCAGCATTGTCAAGGCCAGCAAATCAGAGGCCATCACAACCTTCACACCACTCGCGTGTGCTTTCTTGATGAACTCCCCGTAGTCCAAAACCTCACCCTCCGTCCCCGGATACTGCACCAGCACTCCACAGACATCACCGGAGCTATAATCGATGTCCTTCACATCGGAAACAACCACCTTGAGATCGAATCCATCAGCCCTAGTCTTGCAAACATCGATTGTCTGTGGATGGCAATTGCTAGCAATGACAAAggtcttcttcttccccttcgAGATGTTGTTGCACATCGCCATTGCCTCTGCAGCCGCAGTCCCTTCGTCGAGGAGGGAGGCGTTGGACATAGGCAAGGCAGTGAGGTCAGTGATCATGGTTTGGTAATTCAGCAAGGACTCGAGCCTCCCCTGTGAAATCTCAGCTTGGTAAGGGGTGTATTGAGTGTACCAAGCTGGATTCTCCATGATGTTTCTCAAAATCACAGGAGGCACAAACGTGTTGTAGTACCCCATTCCAATGAAGGATTTGAAAACTTTGTTTTTGGAGGCTAAATCCTTCATGTGCTCAATCATCTGAGCCTCTGTCAACCCCTCATCGAAGATTGAGAACTTCATGTCACGTGCGCGGATGGATTTGGGGACGGTTGCGTCAATTAGTGAATCTAGGGTTTCGAATCCGACGAATTCCGCCATTTTGGATTGGTCCTCCGGCGTTGCGGAATTGTGGCGGCGGGGGAAGGTGTCGCTGGCTTTGAGAGCGTCGACGGAGATGGAGCGGGTGGCGACGAATTGGGCGAGGTTTCGGGAGTAGAATCGGCGGTTGACGGAGGAGGCATTGGCTGCAGCGGCGCCTTGGGCGATGGAGGATACGTAGCGTGAGGATTTGTGAAATGGGTGCTGCTTCGATTCGGAGAGGAGGCGGCGGAGGATGGCTCTGTTTGCTAGCTTCCTCGCGCGTTCcatttctagagagagaggggaTTGAATTCAAGCAAAACGGAGTGGTTTTGCTTTCGCCTGAGCTTCTACTTCTCTCACTGAAATGATTTCATTTTTGCTTTTGTTGGTTTTATTGTTGTTGGTGGTGGGAAATGGAAATGGGTTGGTGGaatatatatactattattttattgtttgttAATGAATATTCTATTATTCTGGTTGGTGAAGCGTGACGTGGCACCAATTCTTTCTGGTGAAAATAACGAATCTTTTctgtacaattttattttttaggagtatAAAAGTGCAGATTGTTTAATATTGTATGGAAGGAAATGAGTTGGAGAGGATTGAGATTTTATGGTTAAAAAAGATTTCCTTTTTTCTGGAGAAGAATTTTAAattggaaatttttttatttttactatgaAGTTAAAGCCTCAATAATATTGTTTCGAGGAGAGAAATATTGCATGGAAAAACCTCTTTCACATTTGGCTTATCTTGAATTTACGCCTCACAAAAGTATGAGATTTTTTTAAACTCATATCAGTTGAAAAGACAATTTTAGTATCCCAGATATTAGGAATACCTTTTTAATGAGTACTAAATATTATCTACACTGAGctacaaattaattatttaaaccttataaaatttttcatttttttccatttttgaaagtctatttttgaattatttctcATTTTGTCATGAAACCAATCCTACGATGAAAATGAGTATACTTGAATTGGTTACgtgaaaatgaatatatttcGTTGGTCTTTGTCGCAATGGAATATTGCATCGGTGCTATGTTGGAAAGAGAAATCAAACATTaaactatttttatatacttcCTCGGTCTACCATTTTGACTCAGACACAAATTCATTAATGATTTTGAATGTCTTGAGCGCCTTGTTTTAATTTTTGCTCAATTTGAATTGGTGTAGTGATGTTTTAGAAGGTCGGGTATAAAGTGTAGAAGCCTTGTAATTCTTGGCCATTTGTGGCAATACaaaagtaaattttgaattctgGAATGGAAAATTTTCATCTACATGCATAGAACAATTTGTCAAAAGAGTTTCATCTCTCCTCTTTCAAAGTCGATCTCTGTTGTAGTAAATTAGGTAGTAGGGCAGCAAGATCATGCTGATGCAGACGTGCTCGATTTCTGACGAGGAGGAATCTGCAACCGAGTCTTCATCGAGTCATAAACTGTGAAACCAATTGCAACAGATGGTACAACCTGCAGGAAAGGATCAAGCAGCAGTCTTTTAGCTAGAGAGCAGAAAACTAGCTCGTGTCGATAAAGTTGTTTACAGGTGAAAAATACTGTACGAGACTTGAGGCCCGTGTTCAATAACTTAGCAACCATAAATGATCAGAAAAGCAAGATTTGTGTCTTATGTTCATATGTTACCTTGATGTAATTGATGCTTAGGCCAGCGAACAACTGCCTCCAACCGTGATTACGGACAATGGAAGCCAGCCCCTCCCACGTGCTCTTATACACGTGACCACCTTGTGATGAAGGTTGCAGATGCTCGACCTAGAACAACTCGGGATTAGTAAATGTGGTCGATATTATTTTAATCTATGGATGAAAATAAACAAGAGAAGGGATGGTGCAATACCTGCATCTGCCTCCTGACAACATCTAAGGGGTATGTCAGAGTCTGTCCAAGTACGCCAGCTATGGCTCCACAAGATAGCCGCATTGCAATCGACTTCTGGTGTTCTTCGGGGACGTGCCTCTTCAGCTCCTCGTAAACATAAAATTTAAGGCCAGCATATGGAAGAATACCTATAAGTGTCGGACCTGCACGAAGAAATTCTTTGATGTTTGTaaaattttgcaaaatttggattattattattagtagcaaacaagtagtagaaaataaGTGCATTGGCCTCTAATATAAGATGGAATAGTTTAATCAAATTTAACGTGGATGGTACCTAGGCCTCGGTATAGACCTCGGACTCCCCCTTCTGTGTAGACCGTCTTGAATACGTTTCCAATTCCAGTGTAAGCAGGATTGGAATGAAACTGCCTCGTCCCGTGCTTCAAATCTCCTCTTGTGTCTACAACCTTAAAAATAggaataacaaatgaaaattcaATCACACAGGCAGAGACCTTTATGTATTTAAATCAAGACAATCAATTTTTGGCATTTAAACATTCGATTGAAAGAACAAATTtcatagtactataatttaacCGCTTATTATTTCAGACACACAAACTCATAAAATTTTgttgaatcttgaatttctcAATTTAACTTCAAAAAAGAGAAATTCAAACGCTTACCTGGTAGGCGAGTTTGGTGCGAGCCAAATCTAGTGGATAAGTGCATAAAACTGCAGTCCCACCAGCGGCCGAGCCAGCTAAGAGATCTACAACGGGCCCTGTTCCCAAAGCCGAGTAGTTATCCAAGATTTGTGAACGATACTGCTCGTAGGCCATGAAATGTAATGCTGCATAGGGTACAATCCTAAGTACACTTGCTCCATTTCCTCTGTATCATGAGAAAATAGGAAGGAACAAATAATAATGAGCTAAACGGACATTCTGGTGATGAATGATGATAAACAATTAAACAGATCACGACTCGAAATCAATGGTTTGACACTTACTTGTAAAATCCTGCCACACCTTCATGCTTCAGTAGCTTCTTCAACGAGGGGTAAATCCCAAGAGAATGAAAACCTTGTGTTCTAGTCTACAAGAGCATCGGCGAACAGAGTAGAAACATGTCAAATTCAAGCAACAAATTCATTTTCTTGTGTGAAGGTGAAAATGATAGGGTAGCTTCAACTCTATGTGGAGAAAAATCAAATAGTTAAGCTTAAGTAGCTACAGGAATATCTAGTTATCTACTGGTTTAGGTTTCAAAAATAAGAGATGGATGCTGGAGTCAGTCATGGAGATGGTGGCATACAAATCATGGCATCCAAACCACTACTCAAACACGATTTCAAATACTTTTATTTACATATAAGGAGCCTTGTATAATAGGATAAACTGCCATACATGCTCGAAGTTGACAAGTACAGAGTAGGTACTAACAATTTAATCCTCTGAAATTTTGGATTTCTATATATTGCAATCATATGAAACTTGCTCCCAACCATACAAATAGTCCAATTCACTAAGTAATTTGGGATTACAACATCAAAACTCGCCTGATTAGGGAACGTTGCATCAACAACTTTCATAGTCATGATCATTCAACCCTTTGATCTCTCCCATAATGGCAAATTACCTAAGGCTATCATGTGAGACTTGATCTCAACCAAATACCGGAACAATTAACCAAATCCAACAACACAAATATAAGATCATCATCACAAGGCAATGTTGCACCAACAACTTTTCATGTGATGATCATTCAATCCTTTGACCTCCCTATGAATGGCATAAACACCTCACACGAAACTCGATCTGACCAACAGAGCAAATACAAGGTTATAACATCAATATCCACTCTTGCTAAATCATGAGATCACATCAAAATCCATTCTTGCTAAATCACGAGATCAGAATTCAATAAGCACAAACAAACATTCAATCAACTAATTCAACATCAAAAAACAATTCAGCACCTGCAGAAGTATTTTAGTTCGTTCCAACGGGGCAACAGCCGTCTTAGCAATTCCACCAGCTGCACCACCAGCAATGAGCTCCTTTACATACACAGGAACTGTATCTATGTACTTGGCCTCTCTATGAGCAGAAGCTGCCCCAGCAAATCCAGTCACATTCGATGAAAGGGTAGAACCCTGTGAAGAATTCATCATCTTCAAAACCTAATCTCAACAATTCAATCCCAAAGATCCAGTCTTTTCGCCCAATTTTCAACCAAAATCAGGAAGAAAAGACTAACaacagatttttttttatccacCCTTCAATTTATAAAACTCCTTATCCCATCTATCTCTTGGAATAGAGAAGCAAAACGATTTATTCCCAACAGGCAGAATCAAAGGCGTGAGAACACAAATTATGTTCACAAGCCAGTCTTCTAAGCTGAAATCAAGattcatcaacattcacagcAAGAATCGAAAAAACGATCGACGCCCTTCACAATCCAAACACAATCGCCATGAAATCGCGACAGGGTTTCAATCAAAATCGGATCTTTATACTCTCGAGAAAGAGAGTGAAGGGATTCAATCCCAGAAAAATCGTAATCAACAGCCAAATTCGAATCTctagaacaagaaaataaaccTCCAAAGTAGAAATGAATGAGGCGGCTTTTCTTAGAAGTATAAAAACTCAATTTGAATTTGTCTTCTAAAAATTGAATTCTTTATTATGAATTGATTTATATATCCACCTATTTCCTTGCTTCCTGGAAACTGGAAAGTATTGTTGGCTATTACCAGATTCTTAAAACGATATTTGACCGATAAAACAACTGATTATGAAATTCTTAACGAAATTTGTccaataaaaaatcaaatttcaatttatttatgtttaatgctatcaattttaaaaatgtactgcagtagttttaaatttttgaataCATACtagaaattttttaaataagaaagataaaaagaaaatttgattactataatattattaatagatAATAGAGCAAACTTtataaagattttttttatgacGGACCAAATTAACAAAATGGTGTATTCTTTTTATGGAACGAAAAAATAACCCcaagttttttttcttatttgttttattGATTCCATTTCCAATATTTATCGAATTGACATCATTCTTAAATTTGGTTCAAGTCCATGAATACAAGCATACAACTTCACTGAAAATAGAGTTTAGCTGACTTGGATTACATAGAACATACATTAAAAACACAATATAGTTGTAAAAATATACTAGCACGATACAACTTTTTTTAGTCTCTTtacaatcacaaaaaaaaaactcataaaatacttatatttattacaaaaaaacaacaaatcaaTTCTATTATTCATGTTCAGTCTATAATTTTTATTGAAATCATAAAACACAAGTATTTTTTAGATGaaatatttattcatatttGGAAAGATTACACGTATTCCTGTACACACTTCTATTTGGTTGATTTGTATAGTAAattagttagtttttttttatataatttactTTAATAATTCTATTCTCCATTAATAatgtaggagtattattttaattacattttctttTCCAAAGTCTGATTGAGGCATATAAATATATGTTgccttaagagcatctccaatggcggacgtccggtcggacgttcgcgacgggcgaccggaacgtccgccattgtggcgtcgaaggtcggatactgacgtcccgtgaggacgtcgcgtgtcctcggacgtgcgggcgacgggcgggcggacgtccgccactgtggactgggtcggacgtccgggtcggacgtccggtaattaatttttttttaaactctatatatacggctcgttgaacttcattttcattcgcaccacttgtgttaacaagtttctctcttcttttactacatatttcatttctacttaatggagaatGATAGGAACTCTcctgccacgagcgagtcgcagactccggcgtttcccatcgacctggagggaaaGTTAGCGGAAATGCGACTACAGTTCCGACAATGTCGGGGATAGGTGGAATGGGTGagatgatgtccccttatatgtacaattggatgagTGAGATgagtggtatgatgcccagggctgcggggatggggggcatgaccccaaatatgatgatgccagggatgatggcggggatggggatggggggcatgaccccaaatatgatgatgccagggatgatggcggggatggcgatggggggcatgaccccaaatatgatgatgccgtgGCCGGGGATGgcgatggggggcatgaccccaaatatgatggggatgggtgggatgatgcctgggatgatgccggggggagggggtggcaggggcccacaagcggacgatgtctatcggccaGTTATCGATATGACTGATACCCCctccacttatgttccggagactcagttcaccagcttggaaactttctctttagaggagttggggctatctccagtcagggagactccaggcagggggaagggacgtggcaagggcaaggggaaagccccgggctcttcctcgcgaacggtggcagaggaggaggatgaggatgagacgggaaagaggacggtATGGAGCCCGTGGGAAAAtgtcgcgcttgcgaaggcttgggtttcagtagtcgaggatccctatgtcggtgtCAACCaacatattgacagactgtggtatcgcatcgctgaagcctaccacatacacaaaccggctggggcgaaaCGTCGCGTTCCCAAACAGTgtcggaaacagtgggagcggttgaggcctaagcttagtcgatttgcgggcctctaccaaaacaatctccgccaggcaagcagcggtatgtccgaggaggatgtccggaaccgtgcctttgctcagtatcccgacagagccttgaagttcaaacaattcgatcagtgggaggcctttctcgtggtgaaggattccccaaagttttgtgggggagtcgaatcgggctgggcgaagcggacgaagatcaacgcttctggtgaatacagcagcagtgctggttcgcacgagctcccagaagccgacgaagtgtccccgctacctcaatcagactctcgccgtcgtcgtcgcccggttgggcaaaaggctgcacagcggagggctaggggaagcagcagcgggtcgttcgaggtccaatcggaggcccctgctcccctagaagatatcgaccgactcgcccgcgcgcagttaacgactagcttggtccggaccatgcataggtggcatagcactacagatcctgtgtacaaaaggatgttgaaggatgtcatcgatggatgtcggcgcgatttgggcatgccacccattggagatgatggcgccgagattagcggcggggacggcgggggcggcacgggcgagggcgacggcgagggcgaCGGCGAGGGCGGCACGAACGACTAGGAGTGAGCCGAgtcaaaaattttattatgtaattttttcttttttattttgtaattttttttatgttaattttttttaatgaagcattttgcaattttctcgtattccgtgtcaaaattataattccgttacgtatatttgtgaatttgtgattttttttattgcgggaagtcctagtgggaaaggcgatgggaagggcggattgtgaaggggatgtcctagtgacgtagcagtgggatgggaagtcgtagtgacgtggcaggaggtgtttttgggatgtccgagtgggacatccgaccactggagatgctctaagtgttTAAAAGAGCGTGAAATAATTACTGTAATTGATTAATTTGTTATCTCTATTATTAACCAAAACATCGAAACTGCTTTGAATGGCTTACGGCGGCCCCGCCGTTGCTCAGACCGCGCCACCAGGTAGCTCGGAAACAGTGAGGCAGGTGAAGCTGGACAAAGAATGTGAGTTGAGAGTTGAAGTCGGTCCCAATTTTCCTCTTCGCCTCCGGTTGCTCACCGGCACCGCCGAGATATTCGGAACGGAGATTCCGCCCGAGATTCGCCTCACTTTTCCTCCCGGTCACAAATTTGCTGTACGTAGTAGtgattttgattatttatttccGTTATTACGCAAACACGTTTGAGAGGAGTTGGATTATAGTAATTTAGACTTGATTCTTAACCCTCTCTTTGCTTTATATGTTCAATTTGACTAGTTTCTTCTTCAATTGCAGATGCTCAACTTTTAACATAATTTGTGAGAATAATTGGTGTTTTGTCCAATTTGAAGACCATTTGCATTAAGATGTGTAGCtgaaagggattatgttcagattattgtttttatttccgTTATTGAGTGAGAGTTCTGATTGAAAGTTATGTTGAACGGATCAGGTTTTTACCTGGTATGGAGCTACAATTGAAATTGATGGTATTACTGAAACTGATTATACAGCTGATGAGGTATTGTTATTTTATCATGTTTATATACATTAGCTCCATCACTGCTGTTGTATTTAACTGTATCTCTGTGTGTGGATTAGACGCCCATGATCAGCTATATCAATGTGCATGCCGTGCTGGATGCTAGAAGAAATCGTGCTAAGGGTTCACCCAGTGATTCTGATGATTCTCAGGTAGCATTATGTTCATGATTGTGTGTGACAGGAAATAGAGTTCTTTTACTCATCTAGTTTCTCTTTATGTTGTTATTATATATTCTGGGATGATTTACATTTTGGCTTTTGAAAAGTGTTACCTGCCCTGTATTTTGCATATTCATTTAACATTCATAACCATGGAGAGAGCATCAATCCATAGTAAAACTGTGAGTGATCTGTCGATACTCCATTGCATGGAGGATATGAAGAACCTCCATGTTAGCTGACTCCACATAATGGGATAATATCTTGTTGAGTTGAGATAAGTAAATGAGTTACATGGGGGATAAGATAATGGGTTTGCCCCTACTTCATTGTGCTCTAATCTGTCCAAGGCGCAGCTCAATGTGATCCTTTAAAGACATAGTTCTTTGTGATTAAATGACATGAATTTCTGCTCTTATGTCATTTGTTTAGATGTATTAATTTACAAGGAAATATTAATCACCACCCAATGACAGTGGTCTCTTTAACCGTTTACCATGATATCTagaacaattgagtcaaggttGCTCTATTGCACGTATGAGCTGATCTTGTGGTCTTGTTTCTTCAGGGACCAAGGGTTATTGTCGTGGGACCTACTGATTCTGGAAAGAGTACATTGTCAAGAATGCTTCTAAGCTGGGCAGCTAAACAGGGATGGAAACCTACCTTTGTAGATTTAGACATAGGCCAAGGATCTATAACAATTCCGGGATGTATAGCTGCAACTCCGATTGAGCTTCCTATTGATCCAGTGGAGGGAATTCCTCTTGATATGCCTCTAGTTTACTTCCATGGCCATGTAACCCCTAGGTAATAAAATTGgcctttttttaattgaatctATCCTCTGTGCTTGGTGGTTCTCAGTTTCCTAGTACTCACTTGTTGCTTTTTGAGAAGTTCGTTTTCTCAATTGTTATTCCTTACTCATTTGGATTTGGTGCTTAACAGTGCCAACGTAGAGTTGTACAAGGTATTGGTGAAGGAGCTTGCTCAAGTTTTGGAGAGGCAGTTTGCTGGAAATGTTGAATCTAGAGCTGCAGGCATGGTGATTAATACCATGGGATGGATTGAGGGTGTTGGTTATGaggtatttaatttaataaattttcagATGGCAAATATGCCTTTCATGTGTTAAGGAAAGTGTTACCTCAGAtcttttctaattattttcttctcttGGCAGTTACTGCTGCACGCAATTGATACGTTCAATGCCTCAGTTGTATTGGTTTTGGGTCAGGTATCTCTTTTTT
This sequence is a window from Salvia splendens isolate huo1 chromosome 5, SspV2, whole genome shotgun sequence. Protein-coding genes within it:
- the LOC121804849 gene encoding glycine dehydrogenase (decarboxylating), mitochondrial-like, which gives rise to MERARKLANRAILRRLLSESKQHPFHKSSRYVSSIAQGAAAANASSVNRRFYSRNLAQFVATRSISVDALKASDTFPRRHNSATPEDQSKMAEFVGFETLDSLIDATVPKSIRARDMKFSIFDEGLTEAQMIEHMKDLASKNKVFKSFIGMGYYNTFVPPVILRNIMENPAWYTQYTPYQAEISQGRLESLLNYQTMITDLTALPMSNASLLDEGTAAAEAMAMCNNISKGKKKTFVIASNCHPQTIDVCKTRADGFDLKVVVSDVKDIDYSSGDVCGVLVQYPGTEGEVLDYGEFIKKAHASGVKVVMASDLLALTMLKPPGELGADIVVGSAQRFGVPMGYGGPHAAFLATSQEYKRMMPGRIIGVSVDSSGKPALRMAMQTREQHIRRDKATSNICTAQALLANMAAMYAVYHGPEGLKSIAQRVHGLAGTFSAGLKKLGTVEVQSLPFFDTVKVTCRDAKAIADAAYKHEINLRVVDKNTITVAFDETTTLEDVDKLFAVFASGKPVPFTAASIASEVENLIPSGLVRQSPFLTNPIFNSYHTEHEILRYIYKLQSKDLSLCHSMIPLGSCTMKLNATTEMMPVTWPAFTDIHPFAPTEQAAGYQEMFKNLGDLLCTITGFDSFSLQPNAGAAGEYAGLMVIRAYHRSRGDHHRDVCIIPVSAHGTNPASAAMCGMKIVAVGTDSKGNINIEELRKAAEKNKNNLAALMVTYPSTHGVYEEGIDEICKIIHDNGGQVYMDGANMNAQVGLTSPGFIGADVCHLNLHKTFCIPHGGGGPGMGPIGVKKHLAPFLPSHPVIATGGIPEPEQSQPLGTISAAPWGSALILPISYTYIAMMGSKGLTDASKIAILNANYMAKRLEKDFPVLFRGVNGTCAHEFIIDLRGFKNTAGIEPEDVAKRLMDYGFHAPTMSWPVPGTLMIEPTESESKAELDRFCDALISIREEISMIEKGKADINNNVLKSAPHPPSLLMADVWTKPYSREYAAFPAAWLKNGKFWPTTGRVDNVYGDRNLICTLLPVSQMAEEAAAASA
- the LOC121805268 gene encoding protein CLP1 homolog; the encoded protein is MAYGGPAVAQTAPPGSSETVRQVKLDKECELRVEVGPNFPLRLRLLTGTAEIFGTEIPPEIRLTFPPGHKFAVFTWYGATIEIDGITETDYTADETPMISYINVHAVLDARRNRAKGSPSDSDDSQGPRVIVVGPTDSGKSTLSRMLLSWAAKQGWKPTFVDLDIGQGSITIPGCIAATPIELPIDPVEGIPLDMPLVYFHGHVTPSANVELYKVLVKELAQVLERQFAGNVESRAAGMVINTMGWIEGVGYELLLHAIDTFNASVVLVLGQEKLWSMLRDVLKSKPNVDVVKLQKSGGVVSRNAKVRQKARGSRIREYFYGPANDLSPHSNTANFSDLLIYRIGGGPQAPRSALPVGAEPVSDRLRVAPVSVNQDLHHLVLAVSFAKEPDEIMSSNIAGFIWVTDINFESKKITYLAPSAGSLPGKYLIVGNLTWCE
- the LOC121805457 gene encoding mitochondrial carrier protein CoAc1-like, which codes for MMNSSQGSTLSSNVTGFAGAASAHREAKYIDTVPVYVKELIAGGAAGGIAKTAVAPLERTKILLQTRTQGFHSLGIYPSLKKLLKHEGVAGFYKGNGASVLRIVPYAALHFMAYEQYRSQILDNYSALGTGPVVDLLAGSAAGGTAVLCTYPLDLARTKLAYQVVDTRGDLKHGTRQFHSNPAYTGIGNVFKTVYTEGGVRGLYRGLGPTLIGILPYAGLKFYVYEELKRHVPEEHQKSIAMRLSCGAIAGVLGQTLTYPLDVVRRQMQVEHLQPSSQGGHVYKSTWEGLASIVRNHGWRQLFAGLSINYIKVVPSVAIGFTVYDSMKTRLQIPPRQKSSTSASA